Genomic segment of Deinococcus budaensis:
GGCGCGCCGGGGCCTCTTGAGCAAGCTGAGGCTCAAAGACGACATCTCCACCGAGGAGGCGATCCGCCGGATTCGGGGGATGGTGCTCGCCCATGTCCCCCGGCCGGAACCTCATCTCACCTTGTTGGACGGCATCGACACCCTCACGCCAAACAAGCACGAGCAGGATCAGCTCGCCCGGTTGCAGGACCTGGCCCTCTACCACCGGGAGTGGCAGGACGACCCCGACCGGGCCCGGCGACGCTGGTCCGCGCTGAGCACCCATCCGCGGTTCCTCTACAGCGGACCTCGGAACCGGGTGAGGGAAGCCTGCCAGCGCGCCCTGCACAGCGGCACCCAGTTACCGGAAGATGAAATTCATCAGCTCAACACCTGGCTCGCGCAGGCCCAGACCTTCGATTCACCCCTCCGCACCATGACCCGGCCCGAAGAGTACGAAGGTCAGGAAGCGTACGAGGCCGCCGTGGAGGAAACCCTTGCCCTGTACATGGGAGCTGCCGTCCCCCAGCGGGTGCACTGGCGCCCACCCTTCATCCCGTCCCCGGAGGAACTGGTCTCGGTGGACAGGCGGGAAGGGTACGCGGTGGTCGCCATCGACCCGAGAGAGGTGCGGCGCTTCAAGCAGCGGATCCTGGAGCACGGACCCTACCGGAAGGCCACCCAGCGCCCCATCATCGTCGTCGGGCCGGAACAGGTGCATGTGGACCCGGCCGTCTACCGGCGGGGCCGAGTGGACGACCGGGAGGACCAGGGGGACGACGAGCCAGGCAGCGAGATCCTGGTTGCGGAACGGCGGCACCGGTACGTGCTGGTGGGCTGGGCGCTGGCGGAACGGTACACACCGACCCATCGGGCCTGGCGGCAGTGGTCACGCAGCGCCCTGGAGTTCTACCTGTGACGCCCGCTCCCGCCCGCCTGCTGAGTAGCCTGACCCTGAGGCGGCGTCACCCCCGCTGGCTTGAGCTGTACCCCGCCGGGTTCTGGCGACCCTGGCACATGGGCCTGCTGGGACATGGGAGCGTTCCCGTGGAAAAGCCGGTGTCCTTGATGGAGGGGCTCTACCGCCGTGACCGGCAGGAGACACCCGCTGCTCAGGACCTCCTGCGGTTCGAGGCGCGGACGGTCATCGGCCACCTCCCCACCCAGACGGGCGCGACGGCCACGCTCTTACAGGGCTTTGCCGAGGAACTAGAGCCGGCGGCCGACTTGCGGCCCTTCTGGACCACCCTGAACGCGCATTTCGAGAAACACGGCCAAAATTCGGACGAGGTGGCACACCTGCAAGCCGCTTCCACGGCGACCATGCAGCACCTAGTGGGGCTGATCGGACTCAGTGAGGCGGAGCGGGCGGCCTTCGATCCGGGTCCTGTGGACACGCCCGGGCGCTACGCGGCGCTGGCCCGCCTGGTGGTGCTGCTGGCCCTGACTCCCGAGCGCCCCTTCGGGTTCAGCCTGTACTGCTCGTATGGCGACTACGAGCCGTATCACGCGCTGTCCCTGAACGTCACGGTCCCCCAGGCGTTCCTGGCCGACCAGGGGGTGCTGGCCGAACGGGACGTCATTGTGGGCCTGACCGTCGCGGGGAAGGACGCCCTGCCTGTTCCGGGCGGGGAACTGCTCCTGCCGCGTCTGGTTCCGGAGCTGTACTTCAGCACGCTGTTCGCGCCCAGACCGCGGGAAGCCACCCGAATGTACGCGGGTGGTCGTTTCTGCCGCCTCATCCTGTAATACTCTGAGGTGTATGGAACGCGACCCGGAACTGAGGGACATTGACAACGAGTATGTCGATGCCGTGGCGGAGGCCCTGCGCCTCGGTCCGCGTCCCCACGTCGTCCGGCGTCCGGAAGGTCAACCCAGCCTACTGCAACGCCTCCAACAACCGGAGCTCCGCACTCTCCCGTTGCAACAACCGACTGAACCCGTGAAGCGGTAGACGGCTGGCCCTCCGGCTCGGCCTACCGAACCCTTGAGTTCCGGTAGGCCTGTACCTGGGCATCGAAGGCGGGGCGCTGAAGATCGAAGAAGCCGAAGACGGAAAAAATCTGTCGGGCCGCCACGAACACGATGTTCTCAAAGTCGGCTACCAGTTCGTCCAGCGTGTAGACCCCCGAGAATTGCACCTGGGCCTGTGTCGCGCGTCCACCGCCCACGCCGTAGCGGTGGTTGGACGAGGACAGCAGACGGCCCTCCAAACCCTCGTACCGCAGTTCGAACAGCAGTTCGCGGCTGCCCTCGACTGCCAAGGCCTTGTACAAGGCGAGGCCATGATCAAAGGCCTCGGCCATACGCCAGATGTGGGTGTCGAAATACAACACGTGGCCCGGTTCCTGGGACCGCGTATCTTCCTGAAAGAAGCGGCCCAGGAAGTAGCTGCCGTCCGAGGTTAGGGACCAGTCGTCGAAGTGGTCGACGTCGTTCCGCCCGATCACCGTGCGGATGCCCTCCGGAAGGGATCGGGTGGAGTCCTCGGGGTCCCGGAAATGCTCCACCACCAACCCCATCGGCCAGCCGGTGTTGGGCCGCTCCGCCTGCCGGGCGGCTTCTCGCAGGTCAACGGCAGTCCGGCGACCCCCGAGGAGCCGAGCCGGACAGTGGGCGACGATATAGGCGCCGTGGACGGTGCGTCCAGCGCTCGCGGCTTCCCGATAGAAGTCAGCCGTCCGGGCATCCACCCATGTCGAGAACTCTGTCTGGAGCTGGTCCAGGGAGAGTGAAGGGGCAACGTGAGGCGAAACCCCTCAAGACTTGCCGGAAGCCCCTTCCTGGCCTTCCTGTGGGCGAGCGATTTTCGCTTCGTCTGGGACGACGTTTTATGCACCTCTCTTATGGTGATGGTAAAGAGCAGTAGCCTTATTCTGTTTCTGAACAATGAGGGCTAGGGCGCAAGCCGGTTGTATAGGTCAGGAGGGGCCGCGTGGCCCCTGTTAACCCCGGGGGTTGACCCCGCGAAGCGACCCAGGCGGAGGGTTGCTGGCCGCTCCTCAAGCGGTCGTTGGTTTTTCCAATAAGGATAGTTATTGTAAGATTCCTAGGTGGCTCCAGCGTTGCACCCCCGTCTGCGTGGCTTGACCCGGCATGCCCACGCCCCCCTCGCCGTCGCCGCCGGACTCCCGGACTTTCTCAGCCGTCACCCCCACTTCGAGGATCATCCTGTCACGAATCGGCTGCGCGACCTCGCACGTCGGATTCACCAAGCAGAGACGCCCGAACGAGCGGCCACCCTGGCGGCCGAACTCCTCGACCTGGTGGAAGCCATCACCCTTATGCACCACGAGGCGGGCCACGCCGCCGCGTACTACGCCCTGACGCCAGCCTCGCAGATCTGCCTCGTCCGGGTGACCTTCGACCCGCAGGAGATCCCGGTGCCCGGCTTCGACCAGTTCGCCGCCGTGGTACGCGAACTCCCCGACACCTGGCCCGGGAACGCGCACGAGGCCCTCCTCGAACTCGCCTGCCTCCTCGCCGGGCCGCTGCACACCCCCGGGTACGAGGGGGGCTACGGCCAGGCGCACATGCGCCAGGACGTGGCGCTGCAAGGCACCGACGCCCTGCGGGTCGAGGAACTGCTCTCCGCTTTCGCCGAGAACGGTCTGGACCCAGAGGCACAGCGGCGGGAGGCGGAACGGCTCGCCACCGACCCCACCCTGCTCCCCGCCATCCGCGACCTGGCGCGGGTCCTGTTCGACGCCTGGGAGGAGGGACAGCGCGACGTTCCAGGCTCCGTCCTGGAAGCCGTCCTTGCGCGGCACCTCCGGAGGCCGCGAGCATGACGGGCTTGTCCCTCGACCTGGTGCGCCAGGACCTGCAGGGCCGCGCCCGCGCGTGGGTGTCACTCCACCCCGACGAGCGCCGCCGCCGCGCGGTGCAGGCCTGCGCCGAAAAGGACGCCGAGGCGCTCTGGTCGCTGGTTGAGGCGTACCTAACCCAGCACGCGCAGCCGGGCGTCCTGATCAGCCGCCACACCCTGCTCAGCTACCGCACCGGGGTGCGGCAACTCGTGGACCACATGACCAACCAGGCCTGGACCGTGCTCTCTCCCGAGCGTGAGGACGCCCAGACGTGGGTGGGCGATCTGATCGCTTCCGGCAAGTCGATCAGCACCGTGCAGGCCCGAGTGGCGGCCGGGATCACCTTGTATAAGGCCCTGCGTTGGGCGGGCGCCACGAAGGCTGTTCCCTTCGAGGACGTGCGCCTCCCCCGTGACCGCCGTCACCCCCTGGAGAAGAACGCGCCTTACACCGAGAGCCTGGTCACCCGGGTGCTGACCCGAGCCCGGGAAGCCTACGGGGAGGCAGAGACACCAGCAAAGCGCTCCCGGCAACTGGAGGTCTGGGCGCTGCTGCTGGTCCTCACTCACTCGGGATTGCGCATCGACGAGGCCCTCAGCCTGCGCTGGCCGGACGTGGACGCTGGGGACGACGAGCCGCACCTCGTCGTGCAGTCGGGCAAGGGGCGCAAGAGCCGGGTGGTGCCGATCAGCCCGCGCTTGGCCGACGCGCTGCATGCCTATCGGGGGGTTATCCGGACTCGGCGGCACCGGGAGGACTTCATCTTCCCGTACCGAACCTGGCAGGGAGCGGCGTACCACGTGCGGCCGCTGTTCGCGCGACGGGACGGTGGGAACGACTTCCGGGGGTTTCACGCCTTCCGCAAGTACATGGGGAGTCGGCTGTACGAGGCGCTGGGGGACTTCGTGGCGGTGGCGGAGGTGCTGGGCCACGCGAACGTGAACACCACGCGCGGATATGTGCGCGTCGGCGTGAAGCGCGCCCGGCAGGCCATCCGGGAATGGTAAGGCACCATCGCTGGACACATAGACATACGGGTGACCACGCCACAGGCTGATCAAGGCGTCGAGAAGCCACGCCCGTCATGAGCCGGGGACGTGCCTCCGGACGCGCTCCAACAGCACAAAGGTGGGACAAGTGGGATGCCCTGATGGTGACGCCTGGCCCTTCATCTTCGACCCATACGCTGCGGACTGAGGCCGTCATACTGAGGTGCCAACCTCCTGCACCCACTCCTAGGCTGGTCCGGCAAGTTCTGACTCCCAGGAGGAACGTATGCTGATCACCGGACTCCGCCGTCCTGCTCCTATTAAGGGGCGCGTCCGTCTGCTCCTGCCCGCCGTGGCGCTGGCCTTCCTCGCCTTCATCCAGCCCATCCTGGTGCCGCTCGCCCTGCTGGTGCTGTTCGCCGTGACCGTCCCGGTGGGCACCGAGGTCCAGAGCGTCGTGGCCGTCTTCGGGCTCGGATTGCTGGCCCTGTTCGCCGGCTCGGCCGTGTCTTTAGCGACCGGCAGCCTTTGCACGGTCACGACGGTCAGCACGCTGGCGTTTCTGGGGACCGCCATCGTGGTGTTGTGGCGCACGCACAAGCGCTGAGGTTCGCCCCACGCCGCCACCGCGGCACGCCGTAACCACTTCGCCCCTACAGTCAGGTCCATGTTGCATGGATCATTGATCGGCCAGGTCACGTCGACACCCCAGGTGCTGACGTCACCTGGCGGCCTTCTTTTTTCGATCTGCGCCGGTCGTTCCGTGCTCGACGTGCTCGTAACGCACGAGCTGGCGAACAAGGCCAGGCGGCAGCTTGCCCCGGACCGCAGCGTGTTCGTCCAGGTCGGTCACGTACACGGCGGGCTGCTGGTGGCCTCCGCCTTCGACCTGGTGATGCCCGGCACCCCCCCACTCAACATGTTCAACGTCTCCGGTCGGGTCTCCGGTTGGCCGGAAGAGCGCCAGGGCGAGTTGCGGGTCCGACTCCTTGTCGAAGCGGCCGACCTGCCCTCCACGCTGGCCCTGACGGCGCCGCAACACCTGCCCTGGCTCGGCTCTCTTCAGCTCGAACACGGTGTGCAGGTGATCGGCGAGCTGCGGCAGGTTAACGGCACCCTCGTGATCGACGCGACGCGCGTCGAACGGTTGCTAAGCACCTGAACCGCAGAGGGCCCCCGGCCCATTACCGAGAACAGGTTCCACGGAGCAAGCCAGAATTCCGTACAATGCAGGAACACTGACAAGGGGGCAACCCACCCTTACCCCGGTGTTCTCTGAACCAGCCTGGCTGGTCTGCTGACTCGGCAGAGTCATTCGGCACCTTCAACCCAAGCGTCTCACACGCCCCCTCGGCGGCGTGAGACGCCGAGGCAGAAAAGTGTTGTTTTGCGTTTGGTCGATCTGGTCGTGGACACTGACGTGTCCAGGAGCCCTATTCGGGTCCAGGCAAAGCATCTCCACGTAATCAGCGGTGACGGGTTCGACCGCCACCCGCGTCTCGGTCTACGGACTGGAGTTCGAGGTCGTCGTCGTGCAACCCGTACCCCGGCCCTGCCGCCCACGGATGATGCAGAGCACCGAGTTTCCCACCGGGAACCTCGAAGAGGAGCCCAGGCCGGTCCCAAGAAGTTGCCCGCGCCCGATGCTTTTCAGCTCTACCTGTCTGCTTTCCGTGCCTGCGAGTTCCTGTACGCGCACCATCACTTTCGATGTGAGCAGTGCGGTCAGCCGGGGCGGAGGGGTTTGAACCTTTGCGAGGAGTGTCTGGAAGGGCTGACTGAAGCCCAGACAGAGCGCCAACTCGCCGAGTTCGACGAACACCGTTTCGACTGATTGTTCCTCCAGCGACCCGTAAACGCAGCCTCTCCGCACGTTGTCGTGCCCTCACCGCTCGCGCGGCTGAGGTGACTCGGCCGCGCGGAAAGGACCCACCCATGTCCAGCACCATCATCCTGCTCCGCCCGCTGCTCGTCCTCAAGGCCTTCCAGGACTTCCTGCTGGTCGAAGGGATTTCTCTCCGACCTCTGGCCCTGCTCGTCTGGAAGCTTGGAGTCAAAGAGCACCATCCCGACCGCGTGTTCACCCAGGCGGTCACGGACCTCGCTCTGGAGAACGCGGTGGTCGGGCCATGGATAGAGGGCCTGATCAAGCGTCAGATGGACGCGCCGAGCACGCGGGGCGCACTGCGTGGAGCTGTCCCCTTCGCGGAAGGCAACGCTTACCTCGAGCAGGTAAGAAACGCCGTGTTCCAGACTGTCCGCATCCTTGCGGCAGAACGGACCGAAGCGCTGGGACCAGTTGGCACACCCACCCTGACGGTGTCGTTCAAGACGCGGAAGGTTCGACTGACCGCAGCAGATCGCCTCTCCCCGAGAGTGCGCGAGCTGCACGTCGAGGACCCCCGGGTCGATCCTCGTTCGGAACGTGCGCTGGATTGGCTGGACTCTCTGGGTTCAGTTCAGCTCACGGACCACAACGCGGAGGGTGATTTGGTCACCGGACACGACGAAGAATCGCTCGTGCCCATGAGCCTCTTCACCAGCGCACTTCGTGAGGCCAAGGAATTTGGTTTCGCGGACGCGTACGATCCCACCGATCCCGGTGGCATCATGGAGCTGGCAGAGAACCTGGAACGTTCCTACAACCGCGCACTTGCCTTCCAGCTTCGGGCGGCATTGCAGGTTCACGGCACGGCCCTCCAGGCTCGCGCGTACTTTCTCCCCGACAGTGACCAACGCGTCGCTGAGGAGATGGCCTGGCATCACCCCAAGGTGCCTGGCGAGTATGTCGGAACCACGCACCTGCCGTGGCGTTCCGCGAATCACTGACGGCGTCAGTGAGTGAAAGCAGCGTTGTTGCTTTCACGGCCCTTTGAGTCCGAACCGGTTGGTTCAGCTTGAAGGGTTTTCTTTTTGCTGTCAGGGGAACCACCCGCACCGTACCGTGCAGCCATGCCACCTCATGCTGAATTCGGAAGTGTTGTGGACCTGATCGGGTGTGTGGCACGGTCGCCCGAACCTCGCGGGGACTGCCTCGCGTTCGTCGTGGCGGGTGAAGAACTGGTCTGCTTCTCCGACGGAAACGTCCGCGAGATGGCCTTCTACCAGCGCTGCCTGATCGAACGGAATTCCCTGTACGCCGGGAACATCCTCAAGGGAGCGGCGGTGACCGCGACCGGTCGGCTGTGGCAGACGAAAAACTCGATCACCCACAAATCCAGGGTGGAGGTGAAGGTGTCCCGCGTGCTCCAGATCGAGCGGCCAGCGGCCGACCTGGTTCAGGATGGCGGCGGGGGCTACCGGTTACGTAACGGGTACCAGCAGGTCCTGGTGTCCGGCCGGGCCGGAGGAGCAGCGCAGCGTGGCCTGATCGAGAACAACACCGAGCTAATGAGCGTGAGTCTCGCCGTTCCCGATCAGGTGCGGGACGCGGTCCACTGGGTGGACGTGTGTTCGTACGGTCCGCTGGCAGCCCACGACATCGGCCGGGGCCAGCGCGTGATCGTCAGGGGGCGCCTGTGGAACCGTGCGAAGACGCTGCCCGCAGGAGGGCGCCACACCTTTACCGTGGTGGAGGCAAGCCAGGTCTGTACCAGTCAGCTCTACCGTCCGGGGGGGACCGCCCCACTTCTGCCTAGCTGAGGCAAGGCGGCCGTGTTTTAACCTTCGACGGCCGGAAACCCGAGCGACTGCCGTGAAGCGACGGCGGCGTCAGTACCAAAGACGTTGCTGGGTAGAAAGGCCCGCCCTCCATGAACGCACGAACAGAGCAACACGACGGCACCAGGTAGCCACCGACACAAAGGGCTTCTTGATCTCCTCCTGGCGGAAAGCCCTCCTCAGGGCCGGATGGCACCCATTTTGGCGGCAAAGCCTTTCGCAGTCAGGTGGCCGTCGAGCAGCTCCCTCGTGTACCGCTCAACGTCGTCCAATGCCCCGATCATGGGGTAGAGCGCGTTGGTCATCGGCCGAATGCCGTAGGTCTGAATTACGGACTCCGCCCGCCCCTGATATTCCGGGTTCTGGTGTCGCATCATCCCGTAGGCGAGCTTGACAGCCGACACCGGAAGCCGCCAGACGGGGACAGTGCCACAGGTCTGCAACAAGTCCTTTTTCTTCTTGCGGGAGGCTCCGGGATCACCCTGCACAAAGGCGAAATCCCGACGCAGGTCGAAATCCAGTGCCCTCAACGTCAAGTCACAGGCATACACCGGTGGGATACCCAGGTCGTCGACGAAGTTGTGCTGCCCAACTTTCATCACCGAGCGCGTGGCCGACGCGCAGGCCAGGACCGGATTAGGGGCGAGCGCGAGATAGGCCGCTGCGGTGGGATGCCAGCGCTGGAGCAGCCGGGCTAGACCTGCTGGCGAGGCATACCGAATACGGGTGGCATCAGCGAAAGCTTGACGCAGCAGATGCTCGTACCTCGCGACCGAGAACCCCTCCGGAGCCTGCCAGCTCAGTGACAACTCCAGAGCCGAGCCTAAAACCAGAACCCGAATATCCAGCGCTTCAGGGTTAGGTTGTTCGGCATGTTCGAGCACGCCCGCAGCATCGACGAACTCGCCACGGCCCAGGTGGGCGGTCGCGATTGCCCACTGCGCGAAGAGGTGCTTCCAATCGTGCCAAGGGTGACCGTTC
This window contains:
- a CDS encoding tyrosine-type recombinase/integrase: MTGLSLDLVRQDLQGRARAWVSLHPDERRRRAVQACAEKDAEALWSLVEAYLTQHAQPGVLISRHTLLSYRTGVRQLVDHMTNQAWTVLSPEREDAQTWVGDLIASGKSISTVQARVAAGITLYKALRWAGATKAVPFEDVRLPRDRRHPLEKNAPYTESLVTRVLTRAREAYGEAETPAKRSRQLEVWALLLVLTHSGLRIDEALSLRWPDVDAGDDEPHLVVQSGKGRKSRVVPISPRLADALHAYRGVIRTRRHREDFIFPYRTWQGAAYHVRPLFARRDGGNDFRGFHAFRKYMGSRLYEALGDFVAVAEVLGHANVNTTRGYVRVGVKRARQAIREW